A window of Polaribacter litorisediminis contains these coding sequences:
- a CDS encoding UDP-3-O-(3-hydroxymyristoyl)glucosamine N-acyltransferase has translation MKFKKTQTLQQIASLLQVDFIGDKNFQISGINEIHVVEPGDIVFVDHPKYYDKALKSAATTILINKKVDCPEGKTLLISDDPFRDFNKLTKHFNPFIASKVSISESAVIGEGTTIQPNVFIGNNVLIGKNCVIHPNVTIYDNSVIGNNVTIHANTVLGADAFYYKNRTTGFDKLLSGGRVVIEDYVDLGASCTIDKGVTGDTRIKEGTKIDNQVHVGHDTVIGKKCLIASQTGIAGCVIIEDEVTIWGQVGTNSGITIGKGAVILGQTGVTKSVLGGKSYFGTPVSESREKLKEMAEIKRFLKERKNS, from the coding sequence ATGAAATTCAAAAAAACACAGACACTTCAGCAAATAGCATCACTATTACAAGTAGATTTTATTGGTGATAAAAATTTTCAGATTTCTGGTATCAACGAAATTCATGTTGTTGAGCCAGGAGATATTGTTTTTGTAGACCATCCTAAATATTATGATAAAGCACTAAAATCTGCCGCAACTACTATTTTAATTAATAAAAAAGTAGATTGCCCAGAAGGTAAAACTTTGCTGATTTCTGATGATCCTTTTAGGGATTTCAATAAATTAACGAAACATTTTAATCCTTTTATAGCATCCAAAGTAAGTATTTCTGAAAGCGCTGTTATTGGTGAGGGTACGACTATTCAGCCAAACGTTTTTATTGGTAATAATGTTCTCATTGGTAAGAATTGTGTAATTCACCCAAATGTAACCATTTATGATAATTCAGTTATTGGAAATAATGTAACCATTCATGCAAATACAGTTTTAGGAGCCGATGCGTTTTATTATAAAAATAGAACAACAGGATTTGATAAACTCCTTTCAGGAGGAAGAGTTGTCATAGAAGATTATGTAGATTTAGGTGCATCTTGTACTATTGATAAAGGGGTTACGGGTGATACCAGAATCAAAGAAGGAACAAAAATAGATAACCAAGTTCATGTGGGGCATGATACCGTTATTGGTAAAAAGTGCTTGATAGCATCTCAAACCGGAATTGCCGGTTGTGTAATTATTGAAGACGAGGTTACTATTTGGGGACAAGTTGGCACAAATAGTGGAATTACTATTGGCAAAGGCGCTGTAATTTTGGGGCAAACAGGCGTAACGAAATCAGTTTTAGGAGGTAAAAGTTATTTCGGAACTCCGGTTTCGGAATCTAGAGAAAAATTAAAAGAAATGGCAGAAATTAAACGTTTTTTAAAAGAAAGAAAAAACTCATAA
- the lpxD gene encoding UDP-3-O-(3-hydroxymyristoyl)glucosamine N-acyltransferase, with protein sequence MKFTAQQIADILEGEVQGNPDQEVSKLSKIEEGEKGSLSFLSNPKYNSFLYATNASIVIVNKSFKPEKEINATLVIVEDAYQSFSKLLEFYNKVKNNKIGRETPHFISKSAKIGNDEYLGAFCYIGDNVVIGNNVKIYPHVYIGDNTVIGDNTTIFSGVKIYSETQIGKHCNIHAGSIIGADGFGFAPNDKGEFTAIPQIGSVIIEDYVDIGSASTIDRATLGATIIRKGVKLDNQIQIAHNVEIGKNTVIAAQTGVAGSSKIGDNCMIGGQVGIAGHIKIGNNVKILAQAGISKNIKENTIVNGTPAFKVQDFNKSYALFKSLPSIVLKINQLEKELKTQNKKQ encoded by the coding sequence ATGAAATTTACAGCACAACAAATAGCCGATATTTTAGAGGGAGAGGTTCAAGGGAATCCTGATCAAGAAGTTTCTAAGTTATCTAAAATAGAAGAAGGGGAAAAAGGTTCACTAAGCTTTTTATCAAACCCTAAATATAATTCATTTTTATATGCAACAAATGCCTCAATTGTTATTGTAAATAAGAGTTTTAAGCCAGAAAAAGAAATTAATGCAACGCTTGTAATAGTAGAAGATGCGTATCAATCTTTTTCAAAATTATTAGAATTTTACAATAAAGTAAAAAATAATAAAATAGGTCGGGAAACACCTCATTTTATATCAAAGTCTGCAAAGATTGGTAATGATGAATATTTAGGAGCGTTTTGTTATATAGGAGACAATGTTGTTATTGGGAATAATGTTAAAATATATCCCCATGTTTACATAGGTGATAATACGGTAATTGGTGACAATACCACTATTTTTTCTGGGGTAAAGATTTATTCAGAAACCCAAATAGGGAAGCATTGTAATATACATGCGGGCAGTATTATTGGCGCCGACGGATTTGGTTTTGCGCCAAATGACAAAGGAGAGTTTACAGCCATTCCTCAAATCGGAAGCGTAATTATAGAAGATTATGTAGATATAGGGTCTGCATCAACGATAGATAGAGCTACTTTAGGAGCAACCATTATAAGAAAAGGCGTAAAACTAGATAATCAAATACAGATTGCCCATAATGTAGAAATTGGTAAAAATACTGTAATTGCTGCCCAAACAGGTGTTGCAGGTTCTTCAAAAATTGGTGATAATTGCATGATTGGCGGTCAAGTAGGAATTGCAGGCCATATTAAGATAGGCAACAACGTTAAAATTTTAGCACAAGCCGGAATTTCAAAAAATATAAAAGAGAATACAATTGTAAATGGTACCCCTGCTTTTAAAGTACAAGATTTTAATAAAAGTTATGCGCTTTTTAAAAGTTTACCAAGCATAGTATTAAAAATTAATCAACTAGAAAAAGAGTTGAAGACTCAAAATAAAAAACAATGA
- the fabG gene encoding 3-oxoacyl-[acyl-carrier-protein] reductase, translated as MKLLENKSAIITGATRGIGRGIALEFAKQGANVAFTYSSSVDAANDLEEELKAFGVAAKGYQSNAADFDAAQELAKAVLAEFGAIDILVNNAGITKDNLLMRISEADFDKVIEVNLKSVFNLTKAVIKPMMKQRAGSIINMSSVVGLKGNAGQTNYAASKAGIIGFSKSVALELGSRNVRSNVVAPGFIETEMTDKLDEKVVQGWRDSIPLKRGGTPEDIANACVFLASDMSAYITGQTLSVDGGMLT; from the coding sequence ATGAAATTACTAGAAAATAAATCAGCAATAATTACAGGAGCAACTAGAGGCATTGGGCGCGGAATAGCTCTAGAGTTTGCAAAACAAGGCGCAAATGTTGCCTTTACATACAGTTCTTCTGTTGATGCAGCAAATGACTTAGAAGAAGAGTTAAAAGCTTTTGGAGTTGCGGCAAAGGGATATCAATCAAATGCAGCAGATTTTGATGCAGCACAAGAATTAGCAAAAGCTGTATTGGCAGAATTTGGTGCTATTGATATCTTAGTAAACAATGCAGGAATTACAAAAGATAATTTGTTAATGCGCATTTCGGAAGCGGATTTTGATAAAGTGATAGAAGTAAATTTAAAATCGGTGTTTAATTTAACCAAAGCAGTAATTAAACCCATGATGAAACAAAGAGCAGGCTCTATTATAAATATGAGCTCTGTGGTTGGTTTAAAAGGAAATGCGGGCCAAACAAATTATGCGGCTTCAAAAGCAGGAATCATTGGCTTTTCTAAATCCGTAGCGTTAGAGTTGGGTTCTAGAAATGTAAGGAGTAATGTAGTTGCCCCTGGATTTATAGAAACTGAAATGACGGATAAATTAGACGAAAAAGTAGTGCAAGGATGGCGAGATTCAATTCCGTTAAAAAGAGGAGGTACACCAGAAGATATTGCAAATGCTTGTGTGTTTTTAGCATCCGATATGAGCGCATATATAACAGGCCAAACCTTGTCTGTAGATGGAGGAATGTTAACGTAA
- a CDS encoding VWA domain-containing protein, whose amino-acid sequence MQLTVILYIFLALILSLSVAYFQYYFKVKNRIGATPILFVLKGLSLFLLLLLWINPTIKKTEIINIKPVLSVLVDNSKSTSYFKEDKNVIDIIKRIEENSELKNKFEIQKFTFGNSLQAFDSLSFSDKQTNISEAIIGIKNLQKNRISPIVLISDGNQTIGSDYEFINLESAMYPLVIGDTATYIDIKITQLNVNKYSYLKNKFPVEVLLNYEGDKNVTTQFSIISNGKTLFRKNVSFSSSKKSATIVANLTSLKQGLQYYTASISKIENEKNIKNNTKNFSVEVIDEQTKVLLLTSMVHPDIGAFKKSIESNKQRSVEVFKIDTFKNQLNDYQLVILYQPNNKFQKIISQLKQSNRNYLVVSGAQTDWTFLNQKELGFQKNAINQTENYGAIYNDSFLTFLQEDIGFNNYPPLKDKFGEVFMTKEHQTLVYQSSNGIETQQPLLATFDVNNQKSAILLGEGIWKWRATSFLNSNSFEDFDKFIGNLVQYLASNKKRDRLVVNAETLYPANATITISAFYTDKNYQFDARASLEIALTNIETKEVTSLPFSLVNKSYQTAIENLISGDYTYKVSVLGQKINRYGRFKITEYDIEEQFTNANVNKLQKLADKTGGRLFFKNQENELIEELLENKSYYTVQKSATTQKNLMDWQWIVFVILGLLTAEWFVRKYFGKI is encoded by the coding sequence TTGCAATTAACTGTAATTTTATACATCTTTCTAGCGCTGATATTGAGTTTATCAGTAGCCTATTTTCAGTATTATTTTAAGGTTAAAAATAGAATTGGTGCAACACCTATTTTATTTGTTTTAAAAGGATTAAGCCTTTTTCTGTTGCTTCTTTTGTGGATAAACCCAACCATAAAAAAGACAGAAATAATCAATATAAAACCAGTTTTGTCTGTTTTGGTAGATAATTCTAAATCGACTTCTTATTTTAAGGAAGATAAAAATGTGATCGATATTATCAAAAGAATCGAAGAAAATAGTGAGTTAAAAAATAAGTTTGAGATTCAGAAATTTACTTTCGGAAATTCTTTACAAGCCTTCGATAGTTTGTCTTTTTCAGATAAGCAAACGAATATATCAGAAGCTATTATTGGTATTAAAAATCTACAAAAAAATAGAATTTCACCCATTGTGCTAATATCTGATGGTAACCAGACAATCGGTTCAGATTATGAGTTTATCAATTTAGAATCAGCGATGTACCCTTTAGTAATTGGTGATACTGCAACATATATAGATATTAAAATAACACAGCTAAATGTGAATAAATACAGTTATTTAAAAAATAAATTTCCTGTAGAAGTTCTTCTAAATTATGAAGGTGATAAAAATGTTACGACTCAATTTTCAATTATAAGCAACGGAAAAACTTTATTTAGAAAAAACGTGTCTTTTTCATCCTCTAAAAAATCGGCAACGATAGTCGCAAATTTAACGTCCTTAAAACAAGGTTTGCAGTATTATACGGCTTCGATCTCAAAAATTGAGAACGAAAAAAATATAAAAAATAATACAAAAAACTTCTCTGTAGAAGTTATTGATGAACAAACCAAAGTACTTCTTTTAACATCCATGGTGCATCCAGATATTGGTGCTTTTAAAAAATCAATTGAAAGCAACAAACAGCGTTCTGTGGAGGTTTTTAAGATTGATACCTTTAAAAATCAATTAAATGACTATCAATTGGTAATTTTATATCAACCTAATAATAAATTTCAGAAAATTATTTCGCAATTAAAACAATCTAATCGTAATTATTTAGTGGTTTCTGGTGCACAAACAGATTGGACTTTTTTAAATCAAAAAGAACTAGGTTTTCAAAAAAATGCCATCAATCAAACGGAAAATTATGGTGCAATTTATAACGATTCATTTTTAACTTTCTTGCAAGAAGATATTGGTTTTAATAATTATCCGCCTTTAAAAGATAAGTTTGGAGAGGTTTTTATGACGAAAGAACATCAAACTTTGGTGTATCAAAGCAGCAACGGAATTGAAACACAGCAACCTTTATTGGCAACTTTTGATGTAAACAATCAAAAATCTGCTATTCTATTGGGAGAAGGAATCTGGAAATGGAGAGCTACCAGTTTTTTAAATTCGAATTCTTTTGAAGATTTTGATAAATTCATAGGAAATTTAGTACAGTATTTAGCTTCTAATAAAAAGAGAGATCGGCTGGTTGTCAATGCAGAAACTTTGTATCCTGCAAATGCTACCATCACTATTTCTGCATTTTATACGGATAAAAATTATCAATTTGATGCGAGAGCTTCTTTAGAAATTGCTTTGACAAATATAGAAACGAAAGAGGTTACGAGTCTTCCTTTTTCTCTCGTAAATAAATCGTATCAAACAGCAATAGAGAACCTTATTTCTGGTGATTATACTTATAAAGTTTCAGTTTTAGGACAGAAAATCAATAGATACGGTCGTTTTAAAATTACGGAATATGATATTGAAGAGCAGTTTACAAACGCAAATGTAAATAAGTTGCAGAAGTTAGCAGACAAAACAGGAGGGAGGTTGTTTTTTAAAAATCAAGAGAATGAACTTATCGAAGAACTGCTAGAAAATAAATCGTATTATACGGTTCAGAAATCAGCAACAACACAAAAAAACTTAATGGATTGGCAATGGATTGTTTTTGTTATTCTTGGTTTATTGACAGCCGAGTGGTTTGTTAGAAAGTATTTTGGAAAAATTTAA
- a CDS encoding bifunctional UDP-3-O-[3-hydroxymyristoyl] N-acetylglucosamine deacetylase/3-hydroxyacyl-ACP dehydratase produces the protein MSKKQKTIKTAITLTGVGLHTGNKVSMTLKPAPVNHGFAFSRVDLEGAPTIEAKAEYVVTTQRGTNLEKNGVKIQTSEHVLAAAVGLDIDNLLIEVDASEPPIMDGSSKYFIEALEKAGIKEQDAYIEEYVVKEIISYKDDITGSEIILMPSEEYQVTTMVDFGTKILGTQNATLCKMSDFKEEIANARTFSFLHEIEMLLENDLIKGGDLNNAIVYVDKELSESTMQKLKVAFKKDNISVKPNGILDNLTLRWANEAARHKLLDVIGDLALVGTRIKGKVIANKPGHLINTQFAKKLAKIIKVEKRNYVPQYDLNLPPLLDIHQIMDILPHRPPFLLVDRVIELSDKHVVGMKNVTMNEGFFVGHFPGAPVMPGVLQVEAMAQCGGILVLSTVPDPENYLTYFMKMDNVKFKQKVLPGDTLIFKCELITPIRRGICHMQAYAYAKGKLVAEAELMAQIARKK, from the coding sequence ATGAGTAAGAAACAAAAAACAATAAAAACAGCAATTACATTAACAGGTGTAGGTTTGCATACTGGTAATAAAGTTTCTATGACATTAAAGCCAGCGCCCGTAAATCATGGCTTTGCTTTTAGCAGAGTAGACTTAGAGGGGGCGCCAACAATTGAAGCGAAAGCGGAATATGTGGTAACAACTCAGAGGGGTACAAACCTAGAAAAGAATGGAGTTAAAATACAAACTTCAGAGCATGTTTTGGCAGCGGCAGTTGGCTTGGATATCGATAATTTGTTAATAGAAGTAGATGCTTCTGAACCACCTATTATGGATGGTTCATCGAAGTATTTTATAGAAGCTTTAGAAAAAGCTGGCATTAAAGAACAAGATGCTTATATAGAAGAGTATGTTGTTAAAGAAATTATTTCTTATAAAGATGATATTACAGGAAGCGAAATTATTTTAATGCCATCAGAGGAATATCAAGTAACAACCATGGTAGATTTTGGTACTAAAATATTAGGAACCCAAAATGCTACTTTGTGCAAAATGTCTGATTTTAAAGAAGAAATAGCAAATGCTAGAACTTTCAGCTTTTTGCATGAAATAGAAATGTTATTAGAAAACGATTTGATAAAAGGAGGAGATCTAAACAATGCAATTGTTTATGTTGATAAAGAATTGTCAGAGAGTACAATGCAAAAATTAAAAGTAGCATTTAAAAAAGATAATATTTCTGTAAAACCAAACGGAATTTTAGACAACCTTACGTTGCGTTGGGCAAATGAAGCTGCTCGTCATAAATTATTAGATGTTATTGGTGATTTAGCCTTAGTGGGTACTAGAATTAAAGGAAAAGTAATTGCTAACAAACCGGGTCATTTAATCAATACACAGTTTGCAAAAAAATTGGCAAAAATTATAAAAGTAGAAAAGAGAAACTACGTTCCTCAATACGATTTAAACTTACCGCCGTTATTAGATATTCATCAAATCATGGATATTTTACCTCATAGACCACCTTTTTTATTGGTAGATAGAGTTATAGAGCTTTCAGATAAACATGTGGTTGGTATGAAAAACGTCACGATGAACGAAGGTTTTTTTGTGGGGCATTTTCCAGGAGCTCCTGTAATGCCAGGTGTTTTACAGGTAGAAGCAATGGCTCAATGTGGTGGTATTTTAGTTTTAAGCACAGTTCCGGATCCAGAAAATTACTTAACATATTTTATGAAAATGGACAATGTTAAGTTCAAACAAAAAGTATTGCCTGGAGATACATTAATTTTTAAATGCGAATTAATTACGCCAATAAGAAGGGGAATTTGTCATATGCAAGCCTATGCGTATGCAAAAGGAAAATTAGTTGCAGAAGCTGAATTAATGGCGCAAATAGCTAGAAAAAAATAA
- a CDS encoding HD domain-containing protein, translating to MNKKKPNKLKVLNDPIYGFIQIPNSLIFDIIEHPYFQRLRRIAQMGFSNLVYPGANHTRFNHALGCIHLMQKAVRVLRFKQISISKEEENALCIAILLHDIGHGAFSHALEHSIVSGISHEEISLKFMNSLNNEFDGKLTLAIEIFEGKYPRKFLCQLISSQLDIDRLDYLKRDSFYTGVAEGNISSDRLIVMMNVKDDALVIEQKGIYSVEKFLVARRLMYWQVYLHKTGLVAENMLVNVLRRAKELAEKGIDLFASTSLKYFLYHQINKENFTDETLEMFSKLDDYDILSAIKEWTNHSDKVLSLLSQMIVDRKLLRVEIQKDFFDDLRIDKKRDKFAKRLGISKDEINYFVFSQEIKNQAYNLDEPIFILNKKGKIKDIAKASDQLNLQALTKPVVKYFICYPK from the coding sequence TTGAACAAAAAAAAACCAAATAAATTAAAAGTTTTAAATGATCCGATTTATGGATTTATTCAAATTCCGAATTCGTTAATTTTTGATATTATAGAACACCCTTATTTTCAGCGCTTAAGAAGAATTGCACAAATGGGTTTTTCTAATTTAGTATATCCGGGAGCAAATCATACACGTTTTAATCATGCTTTAGGTTGTATTCATTTAATGCAAAAAGCAGTTAGGGTTTTACGATTTAAACAAATTAGTATCTCTAAAGAAGAAGAAAATGCTTTGTGTATTGCTATTTTATTGCATGATATAGGTCACGGTGCTTTTTCTCATGCCTTAGAACACAGTATTGTTAGTGGAATTTCTCATGAAGAAATATCACTTAAATTTATGAACAGCTTAAATAACGAGTTTGATGGAAAATTAACACTGGCTATCGAGATCTTTGAAGGGAAATATCCACGTAAATTTTTATGTCAATTAATTTCTAGTCAATTAGATATAGATCGATTAGATTATTTAAAAAGAGATAGTTTTTATACGGGTGTTGCTGAAGGGAATATTTCATCAGATAGATTAATTGTGATGATGAATGTAAAAGATGATGCCTTAGTAATTGAGCAAAAAGGTATTTATTCTGTAGAGAAATTTTTAGTAGCAAGAAGATTAATGTATTGGCAAGTATATTTGCATAAAACGGGTTTAGTTGCAGAAAATATGTTGGTTAATGTGTTAAGGCGAGCAAAAGAACTTGCCGAAAAAGGAATCGATTTGTTTGCAAGCACGTCTTTAAAATATTTTTTATACCATCAAATAAATAAAGAAAATTTTACAGATGAAACTTTAGAAATGTTTTCTAAATTAGATGATTATGATATTTTATCTGCCATAAAAGAATGGACCAATCATAGTGATAAAGTACTTTCTTTATTATCTCAAATGATTGTAGATAGAAAATTATTGCGTGTAGAAATTCAGAAAGATTTTTTTGATGACTTAAGGATAGATAAAAAGCGAGATAAGTTTGCCAAAAGATTGGGCATTTCTAAAGATGAAATAAATTATTTTGTGTTTTCTCAAGAAATTAAAAACCAAGCCTACAATTTAGACGAACCTATTTTTATCTTAAATAAAAAAGGAAAAATAAAGGATATTGCGAAAGCTTCTGATCAATTAAATCTACAGGCACTCACAAAACCTGTGGTAAAATACTTTATTTGTTACCCAAAGTAA
- the lpxA gene encoding acyl-ACP--UDP-N-acetylglucosamine O-acyltransferase, with product MNQPLAYVHPQAKIARNVVIEPFTTIHNNVIIGSGTWIGSNVTIMEGARIGENCRIFPGSVISAIPQDLKFNDEETIVEIGNNVTIRECVTINRGTSDRMKTTIGDNCLIMAYCHIAHDCFVGEGCVFSNNTTLAGHVTIGDHVVLAGMVAVHQFASVGKHAFVTGGSLVRKDVPPYVKAAREPLSYVGINSVGLRRRGYSTEKIREIQDIFRILFQRNYNNSQAIDIIEAEMEATHERDEIIQFIKDSHRGIMKGYFKSN from the coding sequence ATGAATCAACCTTTAGCCTATGTGCATCCTCAAGCAAAAATAGCGAGAAACGTTGTAATAGAACCCTTTACAACCATACATAATAATGTTATTATAGGTTCTGGAACTTGGATTGGTTCTAATGTAACCATCATGGAAGGAGCCAGAATTGGTGAAAATTGTAGAATTTTTCCGGGATCGGTAATTTCTGCAATTCCTCAAGATTTAAAGTTTAATGACGAAGAAACTATTGTAGAAATTGGTAATAATGTTACCATTAGGGAGTGTGTTACCATCAATAGAGGAACTTCAGACAGAATGAAAACAACGATAGGTGATAATTGCCTAATTATGGCTTATTGCCATATAGCTCATGATTGTTTTGTTGGAGAAGGTTGTGTTTTTTCAAATAATACCACATTGGCGGGTCACGTTACTATTGGCGATCATGTTGTTTTAGCAGGTATGGTAGCAGTGCATCAATTTGCTTCGGTTGGTAAACATGCTTTTGTAACAGGTGGTTCTTTGGTTAGAAAAGATGTGCCACCTTATGTAAAAGCAGCTAGAGAGCCCTTATCTTATGTGGGTATTAACTCTGTAGGATTGCGAAGAAGAGGTTATTCAACAGAAAAAATTAGAGAAATTCAAGATATATTTAGAATCCTTTTTCAAAGAAACTATAACAATTCTCAAGCAATTGATATTATAGAAGCAGAAATGGAAGCAACGCATGAGCGTGATGAAATTATTCAATTTATTAAAGATTCTCACAGGGGTATTATGAAAGGATATTTTAAATCAAATTAA
- the efp gene encoding elongation factor P: MATTSDIRNGLCIRYNNDIYKIIEFLHVKPGKGPAFVRTKLKSVTNGKVVDNTFPAGRKIDDVRVETHKFQFLYNDGEFYHFMNEVDYTQIRLLEAALDTPELMKEGEIVTIIINSEDNMPLSVEMPQSVILEVTHTEPGIKGNTATNATKPATVETGATVNVPLFINEGDKIKIETTKGTYQERIKE, translated from the coding sequence ATGGCAACAACATCAGATATTAGAAACGGATTGTGTATTAGATATAACAATGATATTTATAAAATTATTGAATTTTTGCATGTAAAACCAGGTAAAGGTCCGGCGTTTGTAAGAACAAAATTAAAAAGTGTTACAAATGGTAAAGTTGTAGATAACACATTTCCTGCAGGAAGAAAAATTGATGATGTGAGAGTAGAAACACACAAATTTCAATTTTTATATAATGATGGAGAATTTTATCACTTTATGAATGAAGTTGATTACACACAAATAAGGCTATTAGAAGCGGCTTTAGACACTCCAGAATTAATGAAGGAAGGAGAGATTGTAACTATTATTATAAACTCTGAAGATAACATGCCGCTTTCCGTAGAAATGCCTCAAAGTGTTATTTTAGAAGTTACTCATACAGAGCCAGGTATAAAAGGAAATACAGCTACAAATGCAACAAAACCAGCAACTGTAGAAACCGGAGCTACTGTAAACGTGCCTTTATTTATTAATGAAGGTGATAAAATAAAAATAGAAACTACAAAAGGAACTTACCAAGAACGTATTAAAGAATAA
- the sucD gene encoding succinate--CoA ligase subunit alpha — protein sequence MSVLVNKNSKIIVQGFTGSEGTFHAGQMIDYGTNVVGGVTPGKGGQEHLGKPVFNTVAESVEKVGADTSIIFVPPAFAADAIMESADAGIKVIICITEGIPTADMVKVKAYIANKDTRLVGPNCPGVITPGEAKVGIMPGFIFKKGKVGIVSKSGTLTYEAADQVVKQGFGITTAIGIGGDPIIGTTTKEAVEMLMNDPETEAIVMIGEIGGNLEAEAAQWIKADGNRKPVVGFIAGQTAPAGRTMGHAGAIVGGADDTAQAKMKILAENGVHVVSSPAKIGEMVASVLKK from the coding sequence ATGAGTGTTTTAGTAAATAAGAATTCAAAAATTATTGTACAAGGATTTACAGGTAGTGAAGGTACTTTTCACGCTGGTCAAATGATTGATTATGGAACAAACGTTGTTGGAGGTGTAACTCCAGGAAAAGGTGGTCAAGAACATTTAGGCAAACCAGTTTTTAATACAGTTGCAGAATCTGTAGAAAAAGTAGGAGCAGACACTTCCATTATATTTGTACCGCCAGCTTTTGCTGCAGATGCAATTATGGAATCTGCAGATGCAGGTATTAAAGTAATAATTTGTATTACTGAAGGAATTCCTACGGCAGACATGGTAAAAGTAAAAGCATATATTGCGAATAAAGATACAAGATTAGTAGGCCCTAACTGTCCGGGTGTCATTACACCAGGGGAAGCAAAAGTGGGTATTATGCCAGGTTTTATCTTTAAAAAAGGAAAAGTAGGGATTGTTTCTAAATCAGGAACGCTAACCTATGAAGCCGCGGATCAAGTAGTAAAACAAGGATTCGGAATTACAACAGCTATTGGTATAGGTGGAGACCCAATTATTGGAACCACCACAAAAGAAGCGGTAGAAATGTTAATGAATGACCCAGAAACCGAAGCAATTGTAATGATTGGTGAAATTGGTGGTAATTTAGAAGCAGAAGCTGCACAATGGATTAAAGCAGATGGAAATAGAAAGCCAGTTGTTGGTTTTATCGCTGGTCAAACTGCACCTGCAGGAAGAACCATGGGACATGCCGGCGCTATTGTTGGTGGAGCAGATGATACTGCACAAGCAAAAATGAAAATTTTAGCAGAAAATGGTGTTCATGTAGTAAGTTCGCCTGCAAAAATTGGAGAAATGGTAGCGAGTGTTTTAAAGAAATAA